One window of the Marmota flaviventris isolate mMarFla1 chromosome 2, mMarFla1.hap1, whole genome shotgun sequence genome contains the following:
- the Tmed3 gene encoding transmembrane emp24 domain-containing protein 3 translates to MGSAAPRSALLLLLLLLRAERLRGSELTFELPDNAKQCFHEEVEQGVKFSLDYQVITGGHYDVDCYVEDPLGNIIYKETKKQYDSFTYQAEVKGVYQFCFSNEFSTFSHKTVYFDFQVGDEPPILPDMGNKVTALTQMESACVTIHEALKTVIDSQTHYRLREAQDRARAEDLNSRVSYWSVGETIALFVVSFSQVLLLKSFFTEKRPVNRAVRS, encoded by the exons ATGGGCAGCGCGGCCCCGCGCTCcgccttgctgctgctgttgctccTGCTCCGGGCCGAGCGGCTGCGGGGCTCCGAACTCACCTTCGAGCTGCCGGACAACGCCAAGCAGTGCTTCCACGAGGAGGTGGAGCAGGGCGTAAAGTTTTCCCTGGATTACCAG GTCATCACTGGAGGCCACTACGATGTTGACTGCTATGTGGAGGACCCCCTGGGGAACATCATCTACAAGGAAACCAAGAAGCAATATGACAGCTTCACGTACCAAGCCGAGGTCAAAGGCGTTTATCAGTTTTGCTTCAGTAACGAGTTTTCTACCTTCTCTCACAAGACTGTGTACTTTGATTTCCAAGTGGGTGATGAGCCCCCCATTCTCCCAGACATGGGGAACAAAGTCACAGCTCTCACCCAG ATGGAGTCTGCCTGTGTGACCATTCATGAGGCTCTGAAGACAGTGATCGACTCACAGACGCATTACCGGCTCCGAGAGGCCCAGGACCGAGCCCGCGCAGAGGACCTGAATAGCCGAGTTTCTTACTGGTCTGTTGGGGAGACTATCGCCCTGTTTGTGGTCAGCTTCAGTCAGGTGCTGCtgctgaaaagcttcttcacagaaaaacgACCTGTCAACAGGGCAGTCCGCTCATAG